From a region of the Coffea arabica cultivar ET-39 chromosome 3e, Coffea Arabica ET-39 HiFi, whole genome shotgun sequence genome:
- the LOC140038546 gene encoding zinc finger BED domain-containing protein RICESLEEPER 2-like: MDTSMTYPNSISIEEDGDIGSSDSIEETGHTNHQSQCPDTSAIGKKKLPPKATINMPGKKRRLSSEVWDYFDIIPKKDPNEELMCRCKKCGNEYSVESKSGTGNLHRHLKRCLKMTTKDIGQYLITSDKGALATRNAQFSQDKFRELLVHAIVRHELPFSFVEHEGIKNVLTYLEPQIKHITRNTTKSDVKKLHAKEVNRLGSELRGCPSRICLTSDAWTSIVTDGYLSLTAHFIDSNWLLQKKILNFSYMPPPHNGVALAEKIYSLASSWGIERKLFAITLDNASANDSCVAILKNQFKLKNSLICDGMLFHVRCCAHILNLIVQDGLKEIDKSVELIRECVKYVKGSQTRKLRFTECVTQTSLDSKKALVQDVPTRWNSTYRMLSIALYYRLAFCHLQLSDSNFWCCPSLEEWGRLFEECNSSDDFMRRIASQIFVKFNKYWSEFNLLLAIAVVFDPRYKFQFIEFSYNKLYSLGSNELVKVRSALFDVYNEYVKTSNIPGASSSCSRGSNEVYSPHGAKEQEDSQSFDILEEFDQFDTFEFACSAQKSQLELYLDEPRAKRSSHIIVLDYWKAQQFRFPDLSKLARDILCVPVSTVASESAFSLAGRILDQFHSSLSRQIVKALVCTKDWLFGDKSEVAMNVLVVIKAVRLQFEVAWRMHKFGIIMNADVVNDEGRSIGWPWSTTLL, encoded by the exons ATGGATACAAGTATGACATATCCAAATTCAATCAGTATTGAAGAAGATGGTGATATAGGGAGTAGTGATAGCATCGAGGAAACAGGACACACCAATCATCAATCTCAATGCCCTGACACTAGTGCAATTGGGAAAAAGAAGTTACCTCCAAAAGCTACAATCAATATGCCTGGCAAGAAGAGGAGATTAAGTTCAGAAGTTTGGGATTACTTCGACATTATTCCCAAAAAGGATCCAAATGAAGAGTTGATGTGCAGATGCAAGAAATGTGGGAATGAATATTCTGTTGAGAGTAAAAGTGGGACAGGTAATTTGCATCGACATTTAAAGAGGTGTTTAAAAATGACAACAAAGGACATTGGACAGTATCTAATCACTTCTGACAAAGGTGCTCTTGCCACACGAAATGCACAATTCAGTCAAGATAAATTTAGAGAATTACTTGTGCATGCCATAGTAAGACATGAGCTGCCATTTTCATTTGTGGAGCATGAGGGAATTAAAAATGTCCTTACATATTTGGAGCCTCAAATTAAACATATCACTAGGAACACAACCAAGTCGGATGTTAAAAAATTGCATGCAAAGGAAGTTAATAGACTTGGTAGTGAATTGAGGGGATGTCCTAGTCGAATATGTTTAACTTCTGATGCATGGACATCTATTGTTACTGATGGATACTTGAGTTTGACTGCACATTTCATTGATAGCAATTGGCTGCtacagaaaaaaattttaaatttttcttaTATGCCTCCTCCCCATAATGGTGTTGCATTAGCTGAAAAAATTTACAGTTTGGCTAGTAGTTGGGGTATTGAAAGGAAGTTGTTTGCCATCACATTAGACAATGCTTCTGCAAATGATTCTTGTGTTGCAATACTTAAGAATCAGTTTAAGTTGAAAAATTCTCTAATTTGTGATGGTATGTTGTTTCATGTGAGATGTTGTGCACATATTCTCAACTTGATTGTGCAAGATGGTTTGAAGGAAATTGATAAATCTGTGGAGTTAATAAGAGAATGTGTCAAGTATGTCAAGGGTTCTCAAACAAGGAAGTTAAGGTTCACCGAATGTGTAACACAGACTTCTCTTGATTCCAAAAAAGCCTTAGTTCAAGATGTTCCTACTCGGTGGAACTCCACATATAGAATGCTTTCCATTGCACTTTATTATCGCCTTGCATTTTGTCACTTACAATTAAGTGATTCAAATTTTTGGTGCTGTCCATCTCTTGAAGAATGGGGAAGA CTGTTTGAGGAGTGCAATAGTTCAGATGATTTTATGAGGAGGATTGCTTCCCAAATATTTGTGAAGTTTAACAAATATTGGTCTGAGTTCAATCTCTTGTTGGCAATTGCTGTGGTATTTGATCCCCGGTATAAATTTCAGTTTATTGAATTTAGTTATAATAAGCTATATAGTCTGGGGTCTAATGAATTAGTTAAGGTCAGGAGTGCACTTTTTGATGTCTATAATGAGTATGTGAAGACTTCCAACATACCCGGTGCATCATCTTCATGCTCTCGAGGCAGCAATGAAGTTTATTCTCCGCATGGAGCCAAGGAACAAGAAGACAGCCAATcatttgatattttagag GAATTTGATCAATTTGACACCTTTGAATTTGCTTGTAGTGCACAAAAAAGTCAATTGGAATTGTATTTAGATGAGCCAAGAGCTAAACGATCCTCACATATTATTGTTCTTGATTATTGGAAAGCACAACAATTtcgatttccagatttgagtaaATTGGCAAGGGACATTCTATGTGTTCCAGTATCAACCGTTGCTTCTGAATCTGCATTTAGTCTTGCTGGtagaattttggatcaatttcaTAGTTCACTTTCACGCCAAATTGTTAAGGCTTTAGTTTGCACTAAGGACTGGTTATTTGGAGATAAAAGTGAag TTGCTATGAATGTGCTTGTCGTGATCAAAGCAGTCCGGTTGCAGTTTGAGGTTGCTTGGAGGATGCACAAGTTTGGCATCATTATGAATGCTGATGTTGTTAATGATGAGGGCCGAAGCATTGGTTGGCCTTGGAGCACCACTTTGTTGTGA